In Pseudomonas rhizosphaerae, one DNA window encodes the following:
- the paoA gene encoding aldehyde dehydrogenase iron-sulfur subunit PaoA, translated as MDHLHPKDGFRLSRRQVLVGTAGSAVSMALSAAPVNAVEPGKTAAQAPASSSVTFTLNGRRQTLEVDNRTTLLDVLRERLKLTGTKKGCDHGQCGACTVLVEGRRINACLSLAVMHEGDSITTIEGLCTPERLHPMQAAFIKHDGYQCGYCTPGQICSAVAVLAELKAGIPSHVTQDLIAPVVQTPAELRERMSGNICRCGAYSNIIDAITEVATGETA; from the coding sequence TTGGATCATCTGCATCCCAAAGACGGCTTCAGGCTGTCTCGCCGTCAGGTATTGGTGGGAACGGCAGGCTCGGCCGTGTCGATGGCCCTGTCGGCAGCGCCCGTGAACGCCGTCGAGCCCGGCAAGACAGCCGCGCAGGCACCGGCGAGCTCTTCTGTGACCTTCACGTTGAACGGTCGCCGGCAGACCCTTGAGGTGGACAACCGAACCACGTTGCTGGATGTGTTGCGCGAGCGCTTGAAACTCACCGGGACCAAAAAAGGTTGCGACCATGGCCAATGCGGCGCCTGCACCGTGTTGGTGGAGGGACGCCGGATCAACGCATGCCTGAGCCTTGCAGTCATGCATGAAGGCGACAGCATCACCACCATCGAAGGCCTGTGCACGCCGGAGCGTCTGCACCCGATGCAGGCCGCCTTCATCAAGCATGACGGCTATCAATGCGGCTATTGCACGCCTGGACAGATCTGCTCGGCGGTGGCGGTGCTGGCCGAATTGAAGGCCGGCATTCCCAGTCACGTAACCCAGGACCTGATCGCGCCGGTCGTGCAGACCCCAGCCGAACTGCGTGAACGCATGAGCGGCAACATCTGCCGCTGCGGCGCCTACTCCAACATCATCGATGCCATTACCGAGGTTGCCACGGGGGAAACCGCATGA
- a CDS encoding TetR/AcrR family transcriptional regulator gives MAQMGRPRTFDRDEAITQAMHLFWEHGYDATSLSQLKASIGGGITAPSFYSAFGSKQALFDEVVERYLGTHGRVTESLFDTTLPPRTAIELTLRRSASMQSEAGHPTGCLVALGLMSACSAESKIISKPLVNARNANRAGLRACVERGISSGELPKTVIPEVLATAFDSFLLGLSTLARDGVTAATLDAAVDQTMGLWDSLSTGHDA, from the coding sequence ATGGCTCAGATGGGGCGCCCTCGCACGTTCGACCGCGACGAGGCAATTACTCAGGCGATGCACCTGTTCTGGGAGCATGGCTACGACGCCACCTCGCTCAGCCAGCTCAAAGCCAGCATTGGCGGGGGTATCACCGCGCCCAGTTTCTACTCTGCCTTCGGCTCCAAGCAGGCGCTGTTCGATGAGGTGGTGGAGCGCTATCTCGGTACCCACGGCCGCGTCACTGAAAGCCTGTTCGACACCACCCTGCCCCCCAGGACGGCCATCGAACTGACCCTGCGCCGCTCGGCCAGCATGCAGTCCGAGGCCGGTCACCCAACCGGGTGCCTGGTCGCGCTGGGGCTGATGAGCGCATGTTCGGCCGAGAGCAAAATCATCTCCAAGCCGTTGGTGAACGCAAGAAATGCCAACCGCGCCGGCCTACGCGCCTGCGTCGAGCGAGGAATTAGCAGCGGTGAACTCCCGAAAACCGTGATCCCTGAAGTGCTTGCCACCGCGTTCGACAGTTTTCTGCTGGGTCTGTCGACGCTGGCTCGCGACGGTGTGACGGCGGCCACCCTGGACGCGGCGGTCGATCAGACGATGGGGCTGTGGGACAGCCTGAGCACAGGTCACGATGCCTGA
- a CDS encoding MFS transporter — protein MTTDETQRDTLPLGALLALAMTGFICIVTETLPAGLLPQIGSGLGISPSLAGQMVTVYALGSLLAAIPLTIATQSWRRRTVLLLTIAGFLLFNSITAWSSHYVLTLVARFFAGVSAGLAWSLIAGYARRMVVPQLQGRALAVAMIGTPIALSLGVPLGTWLGGFMGWRMAFALMSVLTLVLIGWVLVKVPDYPGQSSTQRLALHEVFFTPGVRPVLGVVFTWMLAHNILYTYIAPFVAKAGLANDVDLVLLAFGIAALAGIWVTGRLVDRHLRTAVLFSLASFAAVAVFLGLFMTSATAIYLGVAIWGLTFGGAATLLQTALADSAGRGADVALSMNVVVWNSAIAGGGLLGGFLLGHWGVGWFPWVLLAVVLISLGIASRARVHGFTKGGRISGEVVIGH, from the coding sequence ATGACCACGGATGAAACACAACGCGACACACTCCCGCTCGGCGCTTTATTGGCCCTGGCGATGACCGGTTTCATCTGCATCGTGACCGAGACGCTGCCCGCTGGCCTGCTCCCGCAGATCGGCAGCGGCCTGGGTATCTCGCCGTCGCTGGCTGGCCAGATGGTGACCGTCTACGCCCTAGGGTCGTTGCTGGCGGCCATCCCGTTGACCATCGCGACCCAGAGCTGGCGGCGCAGAACCGTCCTGCTGCTGACGATCGCGGGGTTTCTGCTGTTCAATTCCATCACTGCCTGGTCGTCCCATTACGTACTGACCTTGGTCGCCAGGTTCTTTGCGGGTGTGTCGGCAGGTCTGGCCTGGAGCTTGATTGCCGGGTATGCGCGACGCATGGTCGTGCCGCAATTGCAGGGCCGGGCGCTGGCCGTGGCGATGATCGGCACGCCGATTGCCCTGTCGCTGGGCGTGCCCCTGGGTACCTGGCTGGGCGGCTTCATGGGCTGGCGCATGGCGTTTGCGTTGATGTCCGTCTTGACGCTGGTGCTGATCGGCTGGGTGCTGGTCAAGGTGCCGGACTATCCGGGGCAGTCTTCGACCCAGCGGCTGGCGTTGCACGAGGTCTTTTTCACCCCAGGGGTGCGACCGGTGCTGGGTGTGGTGTTCACCTGGATGCTGGCACACAACATCCTCTATACCTACATCGCACCTTTCGTAGCGAAGGCGGGGTTGGCCAACGATGTCGATCTGGTCCTGCTGGCCTTCGGCATCGCCGCGCTGGCGGGCATCTGGGTGACGGGGCGTCTGGTCGACCGTCATCTGCGCACAGCGGTCCTCTTCAGTCTGGCCAGCTTTGCCGCCGTTGCGGTATTCCTCGGCCTGTTCATGACCTCGGCGACCGCCATTTATCTGGGCGTGGCGATCTGGGGGCTGACCTTTGGCGGCGCCGCCACTCTGTTGCAGACGGCACTGGCCGACTCCGCAGGCAGGGGCGCAGACGTTGCGCTGTCGATGAATGTGGTGGTGTGGAACAGTGCGATTGCAGGCGGTGGGTTGCTAGGTGGTTTCTTGCTCGGCCACTGGGGGGTGGGCTGGTTTCCCTGGGTATTACTAGCGGTGGTTTTGATCAGCCTGGGAATCGCCTCACGGGCGAGGGTGCATGGTTTTACCAAGGGCGGCCGGATCTCGGGCGAGGTCGTTATCGGTCACTGA
- a CDS encoding ArsR/SmtB family transcription factor — protein MTALNEALKVLSSPTRRAVLTWLKDPHRSFAGYSQLYDFSVHGVCASLIQDKAGLSQPATSICLKALLDQGFVEASKVGKWTYYRRNEERIQAAMSGLLTDLAVDITIPQGS, from the coding sequence ATGACGGCGTTGAACGAAGCACTGAAGGTTCTATCAAGCCCTACCCGGCGAGCCGTCCTGACCTGGCTCAAGGATCCTCATCGGTCGTTCGCAGGCTACAGCCAGCTGTACGATTTCAGTGTGCACGGCGTCTGCGCCAGCCTTATTCAGGACAAGGCCGGGCTGTCGCAGCCGGCCACCTCCATCTGCCTCAAAGCCTTGCTTGATCAGGGTTTCGTCGAGGCCAGCAAGGTGGGCAAATGGACCTACTACAGGCGCAACGAAGAACGAATCCAGGCGGCAATGTCCGGGCTGCTTACAGACCTAGCGGTGGACATCACTATTCCACAAGGCTCCTGA
- a CDS encoding alkene reductase: MTDASLFTPLTLGGLTLKNRIALSPLTRSRSSQPGDVPNALMSTYYRQRAGAGFMITEGTQIEPRGQGYAWTPGIYSQEQIAGWQQVTRAVHEEGGVIFCQLWHVGRVSHNSLQPDNQPPVAPSAIAATAVKVFIETGPETGELADPSLPRALSTAEVKALVELYRVAAVNAKQAGFDGVELHSANGYLLNQFLSEHTNQRTDEYGGSLENRLRFLREVTEAVISVFGRERVGVRFAPLFETTEEARVYLGLVESDPHATYVQAAAMLNGLGIGYLSIAEADWDNAPELPVSFRQALRETFDNPIMYSGCYTREKAERVLADGHGDLFGFGRTFIANPDLPKRFAHGAPLNPVDHATLYGGGERGYIDYPFMTP, encoded by the coding sequence ATGACCGACGCCAGCTTGTTCACCCCCCTCACACTCGGTGGCCTGACCCTCAAGAACCGCATTGCCCTCTCCCCTCTGACGCGGTCGCGGAGCAGCCAGCCGGGCGACGTCCCCAATGCCTTGATGAGCACCTACTACCGACAACGTGCCGGTGCGGGGTTCATGATCACCGAAGGCACGCAGATCGAGCCGCGCGGCCAGGGTTACGCCTGGACGCCGGGTATCTACAGCCAGGAGCAGATCGCTGGCTGGCAGCAGGTCACTCGCGCCGTACACGAGGAAGGCGGCGTGATCTTCTGCCAGCTCTGGCACGTCGGGCGGGTGTCCCATAACAGCCTGCAGCCTGACAACCAGCCACCTGTAGCCCCGTCGGCCATTGCAGCAACGGCAGTGAAAGTGTTCATCGAGACCGGCCCTGAAACGGGCGAGCTGGCAGATCCCAGCCTGCCTCGCGCACTGTCCACGGCAGAGGTCAAAGCGCTGGTGGAGTTGTACCGCGTGGCCGCCGTGAACGCGAAGCAAGCAGGCTTCGACGGCGTCGAACTGCATTCGGCCAATGGCTATCTGCTCAATCAGTTCCTGTCCGAACATACCAACCAGCGCACCGACGAATACGGCGGCTCCCTCGAAAACCGCCTGCGCTTTCTGCGTGAAGTGACCGAAGCGGTGATCTCGGTGTTCGGCCGCGAGCGTGTCGGCGTGCGTTTCGCACCGCTGTTCGAGACTACCGAGGAGGCGCGTGTCTACCTGGGCCTGGTGGAAAGCGACCCTCATGCCACCTACGTTCAGGCGGCGGCGATGTTGAATGGATTGGGCATTGGTTACCTGTCCATTGCCGAAGCCGACTGGGACAATGCTCCGGAGTTGCCTGTGAGCTTCCGCCAGGCACTGCGCGAAACCTTCGACAATCCGATCATGTATTCCGGCTGCTACACCCGGGAAAAAGCCGAACGGGTGCTCGCTGACGGTCATGGCGATCTGTTCGGATTCGGCCGCACGTTCATCGCCAACCCGGATTTGCCCAAGCGCTTCGCGCACGGCGCACCCCTCAATCCGGTCGACCACGCAACGCTCTACGGCGGTGGAGAACGGGGTTACATCGACTATCCGTTCATGACCCCTTAA
- a CDS encoding methyl-accepting chemotaxis protein, with protein sequence MEKFEEDSRSASRAYHISAETEKVAEQGAEVIQQTAVEMRLIANHIESSARLVGQLGERSEQITAIVNTIRSIADQTNLLALNAAIEAARAGDQGRGFAVVADEVRQLAGRTSRSTSEIAEMIGKILAETRDAVTSINSTHEGAQRGVLLAEQAGSVILQIRTGTSDAVEAVSMFASKLDESEVIPKTAVGWMG encoded by the coding sequence GTGGAGAAGTTCGAGGAAGACTCGCGCAGCGCGTCACGCGCCTACCATATCTCGGCCGAAACCGAGAAAGTCGCCGAGCAGGGCGCCGAAGTCATTCAGCAAACGGCGGTGGAAATGCGCCTGATTGCCAACCATATCGAGTCCTCGGCGCGCCTTGTGGGTCAACTGGGAGAGCGCTCGGAGCAGATCACGGCAATCGTCAACACCATCCGCAGCATCGCCGACCAGACCAACCTTCTGGCACTCAACGCCGCCATCGAAGCGGCGCGCGCAGGCGACCAGGGTCGTGGCTTTGCGGTGGTAGCCGACGAAGTCCGGCAACTGGCCGGGCGTACCAGTCGATCGACCAGCGAGATCGCTGAAATGATCGGCAAGATCCTGGCTGAAACCCGGGACGCGGTCACCAGTATCAATTCCACCCATGAAGGTGCACAACGAGGCGTGTTGCTGGCCGAGCAAGCCGGCTCGGTGATCCTGCAAATCCGTACGGGAACCAGCGATGCCGTGGAAGCGGTCAGCATGTTCGCATCCAAGCTGGATGAGTCGGAGGTGATTCCGAAGACGGCCGTTGGCTGGATGGGCTGA
- a CDS encoding hybrid sensor histidine kinase/response regulator, translating into MLYNDAYIPSLADRHPNAMATPVAHVWGSAWEQVCAPFHHCQRTGEGFSQAEVELPMIRRGKSETTYWNFSAAPIRGENGLIVGLFNQGTEITEAIRQERERARIEAQLQTLNETLEQQVQQRTLELNQLWHTSPDLLLVIDFHGVFLRVNPSWTALLGYLPDELVGHHVNEFVVEDDHDDTVDAYVLAAEGGMPRVVNRYRHKDGSLRWFSWVAAPAGDVTYATGRDVTLEKQQAQALTRAEEALRQSQKLEAIGQLTGGVAHDFNNLLTVIKSSVDMLKKPDLPDTRRQRYVGAISDTVDRAAKLTSQLLSFARRQALKPEVFAACNTVRSLSGMIETLTGSLIQIVTQLPEDPCFVRADVSQYETALINMVVNARDAMGGEGQLAIRVQTIERIPALQGQAAIDGPYVQVSIIDTGVGIPQDQLAKVFEPFFTTKRPGQGTGLGLSQVFGFAKQSGGEVTVQSSTEHGSTFNLYLPKVEAPAPAVSQEEEEALVYGHGTCVLVVEDNVQVGNVAVQSLIDRGYFPVLANNAEQALAELAADADRFDVVFSDVMMPGMNGIDLARKIREEHHDLPVLLTSGYSHALAENGTFGFELLHKPYSIEQLSRRLCKVANCKRRQRILGT; encoded by the coding sequence ATGCTCTACAACGATGCCTACATCCCTTCGTTGGCCGATCGCCACCCCAATGCCATGGCAACGCCGGTCGCGCACGTCTGGGGTTCGGCGTGGGAGCAGGTATGCGCCCCGTTCCATCATTGCCAACGCACGGGCGAAGGCTTCTCGCAAGCCGAAGTCGAACTGCCGATGATCCGGCGAGGCAAGTCCGAGACGACGTATTGGAACTTCAGTGCTGCGCCGATTCGTGGCGAGAACGGCCTTATCGTGGGCCTGTTCAACCAGGGCACGGAGATCACTGAAGCCATTCGCCAGGAACGCGAGCGAGCGCGTATCGAAGCACAGTTGCAGACCCTGAACGAAACCCTGGAGCAGCAAGTCCAGCAGCGCACCCTGGAACTCAACCAGCTCTGGCATACCTCTCCCGATTTGCTCCTGGTGATCGACTTCCACGGGGTGTTTCTTCGGGTGAACCCGTCCTGGACGGCCTTGCTGGGTTATTTACCCGACGAACTGGTCGGCCATCACGTCAACGAATTCGTGGTCGAAGATGACCATGACGACACGGTTGACGCCTATGTACTCGCCGCTGAAGGCGGAATGCCTCGGGTGGTGAACCGATACCGACACAAGGATGGATCGTTGCGTTGGTTTTCCTGGGTGGCTGCGCCGGCCGGCGACGTTACCTATGCAACCGGGCGCGACGTCACCCTGGAAAAGCAGCAGGCGCAAGCGCTGACACGAGCCGAAGAAGCATTGCGCCAATCCCAGAAGCTGGAGGCCATCGGGCAACTCACTGGTGGCGTCGCACATGACTTCAATAACCTGCTCACGGTGATCAAGTCCTCGGTGGACATGCTCAAGAAGCCTGACTTGCCCGACACCCGCCGCCAGCGCTATGTAGGCGCTATTTCCGATACGGTAGACAGGGCGGCCAAGCTGACCTCACAACTGCTCTCCTTCGCCAGACGCCAAGCGCTCAAGCCCGAAGTGTTCGCCGCCTGCAATACCGTCAGATCACTGTCCGGCATGATCGAGACGCTGACGGGTTCCCTGATCCAGATCGTCACGCAGCTGCCGGAAGATCCCTGTTTCGTGAGGGCAGACGTCAGCCAGTACGAGACCGCCCTGATCAACATGGTCGTCAATGCAAGGGACGCCATGGGCGGTGAAGGCCAGCTTGCGATAAGGGTTCAGACGATCGAACGGATTCCAGCCCTGCAGGGGCAGGCAGCAATCGACGGACCGTACGTGCAGGTGTCGATCATCGACACGGGTGTCGGTATTCCTCAGGATCAACTTGCCAAGGTGTTCGAACCCTTTTTCACCACCAAGCGCCCAGGTCAAGGTACCGGCCTGGGCCTGTCTCAAGTCTTCGGGTTTGCGAAACAGTCGGGGGGCGAGGTCACGGTGCAGAGCTCGACAGAGCATGGAAGCACCTTCAACCTTTACCTGCCCAAAGTAGAGGCGCCTGCACCAGCGGTTTCGCAGGAAGAGGAAGAAGCGCTGGTATACGGCCATGGCACCTGTGTGTTGGTGGTCGAAGACAACGTCCAGGTTGGCAATGTCGCTGTGCAGTCCTTGATAGATCGGGGTTACTTTCCAGTACTGGCCAACAACGCAGAGCAAGCCCTTGCAGAACTGGCCGCAGACGCAGATCGCTTCGATGTGGTGTTTTCCGATGTCATGATGCCGGGAATGAACGGGATCGATCTTGCGCGGAAAATCCGCGAAGAGCACCACGACCTTCCCGTACTACTCACATCGGGGTATAGCCATGCCCTGGCAGAGAACGGCACCTTCGGTTTTGAACTGCTGCATAAACCCTACTCGATCGAGCAGTTATCGCGGCGCTTGTGCAAGGTTGCCAACTGCAAGCGGCGTCAGCGGATACTTGGAACCTGA
- a CDS encoding sensor histidine kinase, giving the protein MQEMPPAETIRAALQISHARLRKQHELVVEFGVKSLRLSNVDELLTQACEAVAVGMDTRFAKVLRPIPDSDQFILSHGVGWAESDIGSATVGADEASPAGYAFSTNRPVISNHLSAEHRFRTPALMKAYQIERAINVPIRGISSPYGVLEADSRDGDDFIESDLVFMEGIANVISMAVERIGIDAESNGPHLYSESVLNASPDCVKILSAAGEIEFFNETGLCQMEVDSLDNVFGKPWAQLWPEESKSTVVNAVNRAASGESVRFESFCPTAKGDPRWWDVTAAPIFGKRGDIEKIIAVSRDITERHNHEASLASLIEIQNTKLTNSDLHLEEIHHRVKNSLHLVNTLLLLQANLAVEEAVKIQLETAAGRVLTIATVHERLYQTSQSQAVCAADYLQALLGDIGKAFGDRNIDLQVDAFALSPERMAPLGLVISELVTNALKYGKGTIQVSVIHAADHAVVTVADEGDGFPESYPKPNGTGLGMRLVKSYSGFGKEAIAVDRSAKTSTIRVRFKL; this is encoded by the coding sequence ATGCAAGAGATGCCGCCTGCCGAGACCATTCGTGCAGCTCTCCAGATTTCCCATGCCCGACTTCGCAAGCAACACGAGCTGGTCGTCGAGTTCGGCGTCAAGTCCCTTCGCCTGTCCAATGTGGACGAGCTGCTGACGCAGGCCTGCGAGGCTGTCGCCGTTGGGATGGATACGCGCTTCGCCAAAGTCTTGCGCCCCATACCCGATAGCGACCAATTCATTCTTTCGCACGGGGTAGGGTGGGCTGAGTCCGATATCGGCAGCGCAACCGTGGGTGCGGACGAAGCCAGCCCGGCTGGATACGCGTTCTCTACCAATCGGCCAGTCATTTCCAACCATTTGAGTGCAGAACACCGGTTCAGAACTCCGGCTTTGATGAAGGCGTATCAGATCGAGCGGGCCATCAACGTCCCTATCCGCGGCATTTCTTCGCCCTACGGGGTGCTGGAAGCCGACAGTCGAGACGGTGATGATTTCATCGAAAGCGACCTGGTATTCATGGAGGGCATCGCGAACGTGATCTCCATGGCGGTGGAGCGTATCGGGATCGACGCCGAGTCCAACGGACCGCATCTGTATTCGGAGAGCGTGCTCAATGCCAGCCCCGACTGCGTGAAGATTCTTTCGGCCGCAGGTGAAATCGAATTTTTCAACGAGACCGGTCTGTGCCAGATGGAAGTCGACAGCCTGGACAACGTGTTTGGCAAGCCGTGGGCTCAGCTCTGGCCAGAAGAATCCAAATCCACGGTCGTCAATGCGGTGAACCGTGCGGCAAGCGGTGAGTCGGTGCGCTTCGAGTCGTTTTGCCCGACCGCCAAGGGTGACCCACGCTGGTGGGATGTGACCGCAGCACCAATCTTTGGCAAACGTGGTGATATAGAAAAAATCATCGCTGTGTCGCGGGACATTACCGAGCGACACAACCATGAGGCCAGCCTGGCGTCGTTGATCGAAATACAGAATACCAAACTGACCAACAGTGACCTTCACCTGGAAGAGATACACCATCGGGTCAAGAACAGCCTTCACCTTGTGAACACGCTGTTGCTTCTGCAAGCCAACCTGGCTGTCGAGGAAGCGGTGAAGATCCAGTTGGAAACGGCCGCGGGAAGAGTCCTCACGATCGCGACGGTGCACGAGCGTTTGTACCAGACTTCCCAATCCCAGGCCGTTTGTGCGGCCGATTATCTTCAAGCACTGTTGGGCGACATCGGCAAGGCGTTTGGCGATCGCAACATCGACCTGCAGGTCGACGCGTTCGCACTGTCACCCGAAAGAATGGCGCCTTTGGGACTGGTCATTTCCGAGTTGGTGACCAATGCCTTGAAGTATGGCAAGGGGACCATTCAAGTCAGTGTCATCCATGCCGCAGACCACGCGGTAGTTACCGTTGCAGACGAAGGTGACGGCTTTCCCGAATCCTATCCAAAGCCCAATGGAACGGGCCTTGGCATGAGATTGGTGAAAAGCTACTCGGGGTTTGGCAAGGAAGCCATCGCGGTCGATCGGTCCGCGAAGACGAGCACCATTCGGGTCCGCTTCAAGCTCTGA
- a CDS encoding cupin domain-containing protein: MKALAAAALSLSLLTSESEGAQPMNVVVTPAGSQPSAVGPAEYFTGQVRVDAPFKGTDGARIGGATVTFEPGARTAWHTHPLGQTLIVTAGAGYVQQEGQARQLIRPGDTVWIPPQVKHWHGARPDTGMSHIAIAEAQDGEVVEWLEQVSDAEYGHGE; this comes from the coding sequence ATGAAAGCACTTGCAGCCGCAGCACTCTCGCTGTCCCTGTTGACATCCGAAAGCGAAGGAGCACAACCCATGAATGTCGTCGTCACGCCTGCCGGCTCACAGCCTTCGGCTGTCGGGCCTGCCGAGTATTTCACTGGCCAGGTGCGGGTCGATGCACCCTTCAAAGGCACCGACGGCGCGCGTATCGGCGGCGCTACCGTAACCTTCGAACCGGGCGCACGTACGGCCTGGCACACCCATCCCCTGGGCCAGACGCTGATCGTGACCGCCGGCGCGGGCTACGTGCAGCAAGAGGGCCAGGCCCGGCAATTGATTCGTCCAGGCGATACGGTGTGGATTCCTCCGCAGGTCAAACACTGGCATGGAGCAAGGCCCGATACCGGTATGAGTCATATTGCCATTGCCGAAGCTCAGGACGGCGAGGTGGTGGAATGGCTCGAGCAGGTCAGCGATGCGGAGTACGGCCACGGAGAATGA
- a CDS encoding diguanylate cyclase — protein MPLSRRELGIEFARRIYRPRSVGCLLSAVFISAVLWVDPGTPAWVWAAMLANLMAWPTVAYLLARRALNPFAVELRSLALDSLFAGCWAGLMALNLLPSVLLLAMVAMNAMAAGGWRLFRTSVALQALGLLLMLSLKGFELSLATSAFQQLTCLPMLVIYPLIVARASYAVSVQLAVHKKAFKLISKLDGMTRLLHHASWREKLDEIFPRCRRGEVVAMLALIDIDNFKRINDEHGHLVGDAIIGRLANLLRSGLGTSAVPGRYGGDEFCLLLLDAGVDEAYRQLDEIRQRFAEWADVTVPVQVTLSIGLVPYSHQYASERDWIKATDEALYRAKRGGKNRLCVQEWPLAVDG, from the coding sequence ATGCCACTCAGTCGCCGTGAGTTGGGGATAGAATTTGCGCGTCGTATCTACCGACCCCGTTCGGTAGGCTGCCTGTTGAGCGCTGTGTTCATCAGCGCAGTGCTGTGGGTCGATCCCGGCACGCCGGCATGGGTATGGGCAGCGATGCTGGCCAACCTCATGGCCTGGCCGACCGTTGCCTATCTGCTCGCACGCAGAGCATTGAATCCTTTCGCCGTCGAATTGCGCAGCCTGGCCTTGGACAGCTTGTTCGCTGGATGCTGGGCGGGGCTGATGGCGCTGAATCTGCTGCCCTCGGTTCTCCTGCTGGCCATGGTCGCCATGAACGCGATGGCCGCAGGCGGGTGGCGTCTGTTCAGAACCAGCGTCGCGCTGCAGGCCTTGGGCCTGCTGCTCATGCTGAGCCTCAAGGGTTTTGAACTGTCACTGGCAACCAGTGCATTCCAGCAACTGACCTGCTTGCCGATGTTGGTCATCTACCCGTTGATCGTGGCCCGTGCCAGCTACGCTGTTTCCGTGCAGCTGGCAGTGCACAAGAAAGCCTTCAAGCTCATCAGCAAGCTGGACGGCATGACCCGGCTGTTGCACCACGCATCGTGGAGGGAAAAGCTTGACGAGATCTTCCCTCGCTGCAGAAGAGGCGAGGTGGTGGCGATGCTGGCCTTGATAGACATCGACAACTTCAAGCGCATCAACGACGAACACGGTCATCTGGTGGGCGACGCCATCATTGGTCGCCTGGCAAATCTGCTGCGCTCGGGGCTGGGAACCTCCGCCGTGCCGGGTCGCTACGGCGGGGACGAGTTCTGCTTGCTGTTGTTGGATGCAGGCGTCGACGAAGCGTACCGGCAGCTGGACGAGATTCGCCAGCGATTTGCCGAATGGGCCGACGTCACCGTGCCCGTTCAGGTGACGCTGAGTATCGGACTGGTGCCTTACTCACACCAATATGCCAGCGAGCGTGACTGGATCAAGGCCACGGACGAGGCGCTGTATCGGGCCAAGCGCGGTGGCAAGAACCGGCTGTGTGTGCAGGAGTGGCCACTCGCAGTGGATGGCTGA